The following coding sequences are from one Aeromicrobium duanguangcaii window:
- a CDS encoding aminodeoxychorismate synthase component I has translation MTRPPTAEPSPVPVRRRLDLTARPTEVLRRLRGRDRLVALLGAWHQGEALIACEPTRLLQTWDDVELPRLDADGFGGGWIGAWGYRLGHQVESLPEGPPRPLPQPDHRVGFYDLVLRQVRGTWWLESVGDPGPARIEELIEAVSAPAKEEPFAVGAFDMTPSPQAHREAVGRALEHIAAGDIFQVNLCARLEAPYDGDPLDAFCAGVEHLRPAYAAYVSSPEGALASFSPELFLRRTGDEVLTSPIKGTAALSTDPLDLEASAKNRAENVMIVDLMRNDLGRVAVPGSVRVPALNRVERHTVWHLVSDVVAHLPSGTGDGALLRATFPPGSVTGAPKVRAMELIAELETTGREAYTGTIGHVSATAGLELNVAIRTFEFATAADGATRVWLGVGGGIVADSDPAGEYVECLDKARPLIEAIGGRLDLVAPQRPATPEVAPDRKSSRPVDLDRGIFETVLVLDGRAVDLDAHLARLDASVRAVHGTTVRAGLEDAVHARVAGLTGPHRLRVDAVPCRGDVEISMETAPLTPTEPTWSLGPRVVPGGLGPHKWADRGRVPVVPDHEPLVTDTDGSVLETARASLFAVLDDGLHTPALDGRLLPGTARGRVIELASALGLPVLQRRMTLDDLTAATEVFATNALRGIVPVTSCEGVGRWAAGPVTARLSSALEHREPAQHSPARSTGPLTPARVLFIDNYDSFVFNLAQYVGELGARTEVVRNDEVGVDELLAGDFTHVVVSPGPGTPADAGISAEVVQRFGQHTPVLGVCLGHQVIGEVFGARVVRADQVVHGKSSLVHHEGRGVFAALPSPLVCARYHSLVVEDVPETLEVTARTGSGVVMGLRHRTLPIEGVQMHPESILTSHGHDLLANFLRR, from the coding sequence TTGACGAGACCCCCTACCGCTGAGCCCTCGCCTGTTCCGGTCCGCCGCCGGCTCGACCTGACCGCCCGCCCCACCGAGGTCCTGCGCCGGCTCCGGGGTCGCGACCGCCTCGTCGCCCTGCTGGGCGCGTGGCACCAGGGCGAGGCGCTGATCGCCTGCGAGCCCACTCGCCTGCTGCAGACGTGGGACGACGTCGAGCTGCCTCGGCTGGACGCCGACGGCTTCGGTGGCGGCTGGATCGGCGCCTGGGGCTACCGCCTCGGCCACCAGGTCGAGAGCCTCCCCGAAGGACCGCCGCGGCCCCTTCCGCAGCCCGACCACCGCGTGGGGTTCTACGACCTCGTGCTGCGGCAGGTGCGCGGCACCTGGTGGCTGGAGTCGGTCGGCGACCCCGGTCCCGCACGGATCGAGGAGCTCATCGAGGCCGTCAGCGCACCGGCGAAGGAGGAGCCGTTCGCCGTCGGCGCGTTCGACATGACGCCGAGCCCTCAGGCCCATCGCGAGGCCGTGGGGCGGGCCCTCGAGCACATCGCGGCCGGCGACATCTTCCAGGTCAACCTCTGCGCACGGCTCGAGGCTCCCTACGACGGTGATCCCCTCGACGCGTTCTGCGCCGGCGTCGAACACCTGCGGCCCGCGTACGCCGCGTACGTCTCGTCCCCCGAGGGCGCGCTGGCCAGCTTCTCGCCCGAGCTCTTCCTGCGCCGGACCGGCGACGAGGTCCTCACCTCCCCGATCAAGGGCACCGCTGCCCTGTCGACCGATCCGCTCGACCTCGAGGCCTCGGCCAAGAACCGCGCCGAGAACGTGATGATCGTCGACCTGATGCGCAACGACCTCGGCCGCGTCGCCGTGCCCGGCTCGGTCCGGGTGCCCGCGCTGAACCGGGTCGAGCGACACACCGTCTGGCACCTGGTCTCCGACGTCGTCGCCCACCTGCCGTCCGGTACCGGCGACGGCGCCCTGTTGCGCGCGACGTTCCCGCCGGGCTCGGTCACCGGCGCCCCCAAGGTGCGGGCGATGGAGCTGATCGCCGAGCTCGAGACGACCGGGCGTGAGGCCTACACCGGCACGATCGGCCACGTCAGCGCCACCGCCGGCCTGGAGTTGAACGTCGCGATCCGCACCTTCGAGTTCGCGACGGCTGCCGACGGCGCCACCCGGGTGTGGCTGGGGGTCGGCGGCGGCATCGTGGCCGACTCCGATCCGGCCGGTGAGTACGTCGAGTGCCTCGACAAGGCCCGCCCCCTGATCGAGGCGATCGGCGGCCGGCTCGACCTGGTCGCGCCGCAGCGGCCGGCCACCCCCGAGGTGGCGCCTGACCGGAAGTCGAGTCGCCCCGTCGACCTCGACCGCGGGATCTTCGAGACGGTCCTGGTGCTCGACGGGCGCGCCGTCGACCTCGACGCCCACCTCGCCCGCCTCGACGCCAGCGTCCGCGCCGTCCACGGCACCACGGTGCGGGCCGGGCTGGAGGACGCGGTGCACGCTCGGGTCGCCGGTCTCACCGGACCCCACCGGCTGCGCGTCGATGCCGTGCCGTGCCGCGGGGACGTCGAGATCTCGATGGAGACCGCGCCGCTCACGCCCACCGAGCCCACCTGGTCGCTCGGGCCGCGAGTCGTGCCCGGCGGCCTCGGCCCGCACAAGTGGGCCGACCGCGGGCGCGTCCCGGTCGTCCCGGATCACGAGCCGCTCGTGACGGACACCGACGGATCGGTGCTCGAGACAGCCCGTGCGAGCCTCTTCGCGGTGCTGGACGACGGTCTGCACACCCCGGCGCTCGACGGACGGCTGCTGCCCGGCACGGCGCGGGGCCGCGTCATCGAGCTGGCGTCCGCGCTGGGCCTGCCCGTCCTGCAGCGCCGGATGACCCTCGACGACCTCACCGCCGCGACCGAGGTGTTCGCCACCAACGCCCTGCGCGGCATCGTGCCGGTCACCTCGTGCGAGGGCGTCGGCCGGTGGGCCGCCGGACCCGTCACCGCCCGGCTCTCGAGCGCCCTTGAGCACCGCGAGCCTGCACAGCACTCGCCGGCAAGGTCGACCGGCCCTTTGACGCCTGCCCGGGTGCTGTTCATCGACAACTACGACTCGTTCGTGTTCAACCTCGCCCAGTACGTCGGCGAGCTGGGCGCCCGCACCGAGGTCGTGCGCAACGACGAGGTCGGCGTCGACGAGCTGCTGGCCGGCGACTTCACCCACGTGGTCGTCTCACCGGGTCCGGGCACCCCGGCCGACGCGGGGATCAGCGCCGAGGTCGTGCAGCGCTTCGGGCAGCACACGCCCGTGCTGGGCGTCTGCCTCGGACACCAGGTCATCGGCGAGGTCTTCGGGGCGCGGGTCGTCCGCGCCGATCAGGTCGTGCACGGCAAGTCCTCGCTCGTCCACCACGAGGGCCGCGGCGTCTTCGCCGCCCTGCCCTCGCCGTTGGTCTGCGCGCGCTACCACTCCCTCGTCGTCGAGGACGTCCCAGAGACGCTCGAGGTCACCGCTCGCACGGGTTCCGGCGTGGTGATGGGCCTGCGCCACCGCACGCTCCCGATCGAGGGCGTGCAGATGCACCCCGAGTCGATCCTGACCTCGCACGGCCACGACCTGCTGGCGAACTTCCTGCGCCGCTGA
- a CDS encoding DNA polymerase III subunit gamma and tau: MSGRASRVVFVDAPLALYRRYRPETFAEVIGQDHVTAPLRHALANNRVNHAYLFSGPRGCGKTTSARILARALNCEKAPISDPCGECQSCRDLARGGPGSIDVIEIDAASHGGVDDARDLRERAFFAPVSSRYKVYIIDEAHMVSPQGFNALLKLVEEPPPHLKFIFATTEPDKVIGTIRSRTHHYPFRLVPPKLLGDYMLQLCQSENVRLEPTALPLVVRAGGGSVRDSLSVLDQLLAGSGPDGITYDLAVQLLGYTPDSLLDEAIEAFAVSDAATVFGVVDKVIESGQDPRRFAEDLLQRFRDLVILKAVPNAAETGLLETPADRTAVLTRQVAGFEPTELTRAADLVSTAITEFRGATAPRLMLELMCARILVPGADNSVEGFHARLDRLERRLSGAAPAAETVASPPPAPAPAPVQAPAAPAPAPAPAAAPAPTPAPAPASPPAAEAPAERDEPRPEAPAEITPVAPDAAPAAEVTRPTEPAPAPAAETPAPAPASTPGQLTTADVRRMWPQVLDRVQHLRRFTWVMLSQNAQVAALDGSTLTLALVNTGARDSFVKSGSDQIVQQALSDVMAVQWRIEAIVDPSATPTGTTAAPAAAPSAPAAPHESRVPESVREALRQGPVPVERVNPDAGVDPNDPVVDDGSQDAEALLAEHLGAEVIDETPYR, translated from the coding sequence CTGTCGGGGCGGGCGTCTAGGGTGGTCTTCGTGGACGCACCCCTGGCCCTGTATCGGCGCTACCGACCCGAGACGTTCGCCGAGGTCATCGGTCAGGACCACGTGACCGCTCCGCTGCGTCACGCCCTGGCCAACAACCGGGTCAACCACGCCTACCTGTTCAGCGGTCCGCGCGGTTGCGGCAAGACCACCAGCGCCCGGATCCTGGCGCGCGCCCTGAACTGCGAGAAGGCGCCGATCTCCGATCCGTGCGGCGAGTGCCAGAGCTGCCGCGACCTCGCGCGCGGCGGGCCGGGCAGCATCGACGTCATCGAGATCGACGCGGCCAGCCACGGCGGCGTCGACGACGCGCGCGACCTGCGCGAGCGGGCGTTCTTCGCCCCGGTCAGCAGCCGGTACAAGGTCTACATCATCGACGAGGCCCACATGGTCTCCCCGCAGGGCTTCAACGCGCTGCTCAAGCTCGTCGAGGAGCCGCCGCCGCACCTGAAGTTCATCTTCGCCACGACCGAGCCCGACAAGGTCATCGGCACGATCCGCTCGCGGACCCACCACTACCCGTTCCGCCTCGTCCCGCCCAAGCTGCTCGGCGACTACATGCTCCAGCTGTGCCAGAGCGAGAACGTGCGCCTCGAGCCCACCGCGCTGCCCCTGGTCGTGCGCGCCGGCGGCGGCTCCGTCCGTGACTCGCTCAGCGTGCTCGACCAGCTTCTCGCCGGCTCGGGCCCCGACGGCATCACCTACGACCTCGCCGTCCAGTTGCTCGGGTACACCCCCGACTCGCTGCTCGACGAGGCGATCGAGGCCTTCGCCGTCAGCGACGCGGCGACCGTGTTCGGCGTCGTCGACAAGGTCATCGAGTCCGGCCAGGACCCGCGCCGCTTCGCCGAGGACCTGCTCCAGCGCTTCCGCGACCTGGTGATCCTCAAGGCCGTCCCGAACGCCGCCGAGACGGGACTGCTCGAGACGCCCGCCGATCGCACGGCCGTTCTGACGCGCCAGGTCGCGGGCTTCGAGCCCACCGAGCTGACGCGCGCCGCCGACCTGGTCAGCACGGCCATCACCGAGTTCCGTGGAGCCACCGCTCCGCGGCTGATGCTCGAGCTGATGTGCGCGCGGATCCTCGTGCCCGGCGCCGACAACTCCGTCGAGGGGTTCCACGCCCGGCTCGACCGGCTCGAGCGACGCCTCTCCGGAGCCGCTCCGGCGGCCGAGACCGTTGCCAGCCCGCCGCCCGCCCCGGCACCTGCCCCTGTCCAGGCCCCTGCCGCGCCTGCACCCGCGCCCGCGCCCGCCGCTGCACCTGCCCCCACGCCCGCTCCGGCGCCGGCCTCCCCTCCTGCCGCCGAGGCACCGGCCGAGCGCGACGAGCCGCGTCCCGAGGCGCCTGCCGAGATCACCCCCGTCGCACCGGATGCCGCGCCCGCGGCCGAGGTCACTCGTCCGACTGAGCCCGCCCCGGCTCCTGCGGCCGAGACCCCGGCACCCGCACCCGCCTCCACTCCCGGCCAGCTCACGACCGCCGACGTCCGGCGGATGTGGCCCCAGGTGCTCGACCGCGTCCAGCACCTGCGCCGCTTCACGTGGGTCATGCTGAGCCAGAACGCCCAGGTCGCGGCCCTCGACGGCTCCACGCTGACGCTCGCCCTGGTCAACACCGGTGCCCGCGACTCGTTCGTCAAGAGCGGCTCGGACCAGATCGTCCAGCAGGCGCTGTCCGACGTGATGGCCGTCCAGTGGCGCATCGAGGCGATCGTCGATCCCTCCGCCACGCCCACCGGCACCACGGCGGCCCCCGCCGCGGCGCCCTCGGCCCCGGCCGCCCCGCACGAGTCCCGGGTGCCCGAGTCGGTCCGCGAGGCGCTGCGCCAGGGTCCCGTCCCCGTCGAGCGGGTGAACCCCGACGCCGGCGTCGACCCGAACGACCCGGTCGTCGACGACGGCTCGCAGGATGCGGAGGCGCTCCTGGCCGAGCACCTGGGGGCCGAGGTCATTGACGAGACCCCCTACCGCTGA
- a CDS encoding HAD family hydrolase — translation MTRTIGFDLDMTLIDSRPGIRAVYEELSRQTGVFIDAELAVSRLGPPLTWELEHWFPAEAVPEMFTRYRAMYPEIAIPRVLAMPGAAEVLTAARELGRAVVITAKAGDNAALHLDHLGLPYDAVIGDAWREQKAEVLVRESADTYVGDHVHDMDAARIAGVTGIGVPSGPCSADELRAAGADHVAPDLAAVVPLLARP, via the coding sequence GTGACGCGCACGATCGGGTTCGACCTGGACATGACGCTGATCGACTCGCGTCCGGGGATCCGCGCCGTGTACGAGGAGCTGTCGCGTCAGACGGGCGTGTTCATCGACGCCGAGCTGGCGGTGTCGCGGCTCGGTCCTCCGCTGACCTGGGAGCTGGAGCACTGGTTCCCGGCCGAGGCCGTGCCCGAGATGTTCACCCGGTACCGCGCCATGTACCCCGAGATCGCGATCCCCCGGGTCCTCGCGATGCCCGGTGCCGCCGAGGTGCTCACGGCCGCCCGCGAGCTGGGACGCGCGGTCGTCATCACCGCCAAGGCCGGCGACAACGCCGCGCTGCACCTCGACCACCTCGGCCTGCCGTACGACGCCGTGATCGGCGACGCCTGGCGCGAGCAGAAGGCCGAGGTGCTGGTGCGCGAGTCCGCCGACACCTACGTGGGCGACCACGTGCACGACATGGACGCGGCGCGCATCGCCGGCGTCACCGGCATCGGGGTTCCGTCGGGGCCGTGCTCGGCGGACGAGCTGCGGGCCGCCGGGGCCGACCACGTGGCGCCCGACCTGGCGGCCGTCGTCCCCTTGCTCGCCCGCCCGTGA
- a CDS encoding alpha/beta hydrolase, producing the protein MTGWTEDILQDPYEQLTLDLGTDPDGEGAIRATLVRRRFEGEPRAAVIYVHGFSDYFFQTELAEFYADRGYAFYSLDLRKCGRSLDQGQTPHFVSDLAFYDAELDEALRIVRSEVPDVPIVLSAHSTGGLVLPLWLDRMNLLPGGTRARGIAGIVLNSPWFDLQGPAWMRTVGTTVVRGVAKARPLDRMKLPFTDSYGASLHSSRGGQWDYDIAWKPLEGFPVTYGWMGAVRRGHAQLHRGLDIGVPSLVLRSHRTWFSRSHHAKTDTSDAVLDVRQIVRWSGCLGDAVTSLPVHGARHDVYLSNDEPRAEAYRLTAEWLDRWIP; encoded by the coding sequence ATGACCGGCTGGACCGAGGACATCCTCCAGGACCCGTACGAGCAGCTGACGCTGGACCTGGGCACCGACCCCGACGGTGAGGGCGCCATCCGCGCCACGCTGGTCCGCCGACGCTTCGAGGGCGAGCCGCGGGCCGCCGTCATCTACGTCCACGGGTTCTCGGACTACTTCTTCCAGACCGAGCTGGCCGAGTTCTACGCCGATCGCGGCTACGCCTTCTACTCACTCGACCTGCGCAAGTGCGGCCGCTCGCTGGACCAGGGCCAGACGCCCCACTTCGTGTCGGACCTGGCCTTCTACGACGCCGAGCTCGACGAGGCCCTGCGCATCGTCCGCTCCGAGGTGCCGGACGTGCCGATCGTGCTCTCGGCGCACTCGACCGGCGGCCTGGTCCTGCCCCTGTGGCTCGATCGGATGAACCTGCTGCCCGGCGGCACGCGCGCCCGCGGCATCGCCGGGATCGTGCTCAACAGCCCGTGGTTCGACCTGCAGGGGCCGGCGTGGATGCGCACGGTGGGCACGACCGTCGTCCGCGGCGTGGCGAAGGCTCGGCCCCTCGACCGGATGAAGCTGCCCTTCACCGACTCCTACGGAGCGAGCCTGCACTCGTCCCGCGGCGGCCAGTGGGACTACGACATCGCGTGGAAGCCGCTGGAGGGCTTCCCGGTGACGTACGGCTGGATGGGAGCCGTGCGGCGCGGTCACGCCCAGCTGCACCGCGGCCTGGACATCGGCGTCCCGTCGCTCGTGCTGCGGTCGCACCGCACGTGGTTCAGCCGCAGCCACCACGCCAAGACCGACACCTCCGACGCCGTGCTCGACGTGCGGCAGATCGTGCGCTGGTCCGGGTGCCTCGGCGACGCGGTCACGTCCCTGCCGGTCCACGGCGCGCGCCACGACGTCTACCTCTCGAACGACGAGCCCCGAGCCGAGGCGTATCGCCTGACCGCGGAGTGGCTCGACCGCTGGATCCCGTGA
- a CDS encoding glycoside hydrolase family protein yields the protein MNRPYRRLVLAAVSAVAVLGAGALTAPAAQAAGPDAPILTKWANPGVAKLPSGGYVMTHTTSWNKPGAFATAPQPNGPWKRTSTTLLTGTPAWAKSAKQKRTVWAPSIIRGTNGRWVVFYSALVPGRGSQRCIGTGTSTRLTGPFVPDARPLSCFKGSGTKAKDFIANEGTTSLIDATPAVVNGQTVLTYKTSHGYTKKGKKYWHTTIRMVALNPARPNQVIANPVNRNGRSVQLTSKRHRYIEENPSLIHRGGKYVLFTSWGWYGTHDRYWTQSRTNRSLWSGWPTTARRVTFPAGTNTWGQGNGQAIATSPGTWALFWNGQEPGFKRGQGPKHLYVGKLGWKNGHPVVSKVLKRR from the coding sequence ATGAATCGTCCGTACCGGCGCCTCGTCCTCGCCGCCGTCTCCGCCGTGGCCGTCCTCGGGGCCGGAGCGCTCACCGCCCCCGCCGCCCAGGCGGCCGGTCCGGACGCCCCGATCCTCACGAAGTGGGCCAATCCGGGCGTGGCCAAGCTGCCGTCGGGCGGCTACGTCATGACCCACACGACCTCGTGGAACAAGCCGGGCGCCTTCGCCACGGCTCCGCAGCCGAACGGTCCGTGGAAGCGAACCAGCACGACGCTGCTGACCGGCACGCCCGCGTGGGCGAAGTCGGCCAAGCAGAAGCGCACGGTGTGGGCGCCGTCGATCATCCGGGGCACCAACGGCCGGTGGGTGGTCTTCTACTCCGCGCTGGTCCCCGGCCGCGGCTCGCAGCGCTGCATCGGCACGGGCACCTCGACGCGTCTGACCGGGCCGTTCGTCCCCGACGCGCGCCCGCTCTCCTGCTTCAAGGGCAGCGGCACCAAGGCGAAGGACTTCATCGCGAACGAGGGCACGACGAGCCTGATCGACGCCACTCCCGCCGTGGTGAACGGCCAGACCGTGCTGACCTACAAGACGTCGCACGGGTACACCAAGAAGGGCAAGAAGTACTGGCACACGACGATCCGGATGGTGGCGCTGAACCCGGCCCGGCCGAACCAGGTCATCGCCAATCCGGTCAACCGGAACGGACGCAGCGTCCAACTGACCAGCAAGCGCCACCGGTACATCGAGGAGAACCCCTCCCTGATCCACCGCGGTGGCAAGTACGTGCTGTTCACGTCCTGGGGCTGGTACGGCACGCACGACCGGTACTGGACGCAGTCGCGCACCAACCGGAGCCTGTGGAGCGGCTGGCCCACGACCGCCCGCCGGGTGACCTTCCCGGCGGGCACGAACACGTGGGGTCAGGGCAACGGCCAGGCGATCGCCACCTCGCCGGGCACGTGGGCGCTGTTCTGGAACGGCCAGGAGCCCGGGTTCAAGCGTGGGCAGGGGCCCAAGCACCTCTACGTGGGCAAGCTGGGCTGGAAGAACGGGCATCCGGTCGTCAGCAAGGTGCTGAAACGGCGGTGA
- a CDS encoding threonine/serine exporter family protein produces the protein MDFALRVGEMLLSNGAGTADVSATMSSICHHLGLRGTYVDVTHIMLTMVHDQELDEPPLLLRRNVVRRETDFEDVTAVDRLVAELLANEIDLDEARSRLSAIATSGHARPRAVVIGSSGLVGAGVALMLGGGLFVSLTAFVAAVAIELLRRPLEVRRLPDFYIQVVGGLCASLIAVSAAALSLPAPPSLVIAANIVVLLAGLGLMGAIQDALTGYHLTAVARLLEVLLATAGIVAGVSGGLMVGRMLGVDLGSGTIWPDLSHLPYVTIGAGIAAAGFAVASYAPWSSVPAIAVIGAAAGALASALVQNGLDRPWGAAIAAFVIGVVSYPASRWLRVPALVMVVPAIVPLLPGLTIYRSLAQLAEENLSGISSGITATAVAVALAAGVILGEYAAQPLGRETRRLERRLSGPRLVGPFRAKSKRK, from the coding sequence ATGGACTTCGCCCTCCGGGTGGGCGAGATGCTGCTGTCCAACGGCGCCGGAACGGCCGACGTGTCGGCCACGATGTCGTCGATCTGCCACCACCTCGGACTGCGCGGCACCTACGTCGACGTCACCCACATCATGCTGACGATGGTCCACGACCAGGAGCTCGACGAGCCGCCGCTGCTGCTGCGTCGCAACGTCGTCCGCCGCGAGACCGACTTCGAGGACGTCACCGCCGTCGACCGGCTGGTCGCCGAGCTGCTCGCGAACGAGATCGATCTCGACGAGGCGCGGTCGCGCCTCTCGGCGATCGCCACCAGTGGTCACGCGCGACCTCGCGCGGTCGTGATCGGGTCCTCGGGCCTGGTCGGTGCCGGCGTGGCGCTGATGCTCGGCGGCGGGTTGTTCGTCAGTCTCACCGCTTTCGTCGCGGCGGTCGCCATCGAGCTGCTCCGGCGTCCGCTGGAGGTGCGCCGCCTGCCCGACTTCTACATCCAGGTCGTCGGTGGGCTCTGTGCCTCGCTGATCGCCGTGTCGGCCGCGGCGCTCTCGCTGCCCGCGCCGCCGTCGTTGGTCATCGCGGCCAACATCGTCGTGCTGCTGGCCGGGCTGGGCCTCATGGGCGCGATCCAGGACGCGCTGACGGGCTACCACCTCACGGCCGTGGCGCGGCTGCTCGAGGTCCTGCTGGCCACCGCCGGCATCGTGGCGGGCGTCAGTGGCGGCCTGATGGTGGGCCGGATGCTCGGCGTCGACCTCGGCTCGGGGACGATCTGGCCCGACCTGTCACACCTGCCGTACGTGACCATCGGCGCGGGCATCGCCGCCGCCGGTTTCGCGGTGGCGTCGTACGCCCCGTGGTCGTCGGTGCCCGCGATCGCCGTGATCGGAGCGGCCGCCGGCGCCCTGGCGTCGGCCCTCGTGCAGAACGGGCTCGACCGGCCCTGGGGCGCGGCGATCGCGGCCTTCGTCATCGGTGTGGTCAGCTACCCGGCGTCGCGCTGGCTGCGGGTGCCGGCCTTGGTCATGGTCGTCCCGGCGATCGTGCCGCTGCTGCCCGGTCTGACGATCTATCGCTCGCTGGCCCAGTTGGCCGAGGAGAACCTCTCGGGCATCTCCTCGGGCATCACCGCCACGGCCGTCGCGGTCGCGCTGGCGGCGGGCGTGATCCTGGGTGAGTACGCCGCCCAGCCGCTCGGGCGCGAGACCCGCCGGCTCGAGCGCCGGCTCTCCGGACCGCGGCTCGTGGGCCCGTTCCGCGCCAAGTCGAAACGGAAGTGA
- a CDS encoding acyl-CoA dehydrogenase family protein yields the protein MRLQLSAEDQAFREEMREFFTTQVPQDIRDTMINHGEITRDQIVRSQQALNAAGLAVPGWPVEWGGKDWTQLQRHIWHEEMQLAGVIPPLAFNASMVGPVIATFGSQEIKERFLPATANLDIWWSQGFSEPDAGSDLASLRTTAVRDGDHYVVNGQKTWTTLGQYGDWIFCLVRTDPDAPKKQMGISFLLIDMKTEGLTVRPIELIDGGHEVNEVFFDNVRVPVENLVGEENKGWTYAKFLLGNERVGIAQVGASQRNLATAKDKAKQMGVFDQYKSRIVDLENQLNALELTALRVAAGSSGDKPHPASSVLKIKGSQLTQAVSDLFVDLEGPAAITSRETRIFLNNRKVSIYGGSNEIQRQIIAGTILGL from the coding sequence ATGAGACTTCAGTTGTCAGCCGAGGACCAGGCATTCCGCGAGGAGATGCGTGAGTTCTTCACCACCCAGGTTCCGCAGGACATCCGCGACACGATGATCAACCACGGTGAGATCACCCGTGACCAGATCGTCCGGTCGCAGCAGGCCCTCAACGCCGCAGGGCTCGCCGTTCCGGGTTGGCCGGTCGAGTGGGGCGGCAAGGACTGGACCCAGCTCCAGCGCCACATCTGGCACGAGGAGATGCAGCTGGCCGGCGTCATCCCGCCGTTGGCGTTCAACGCCTCCATGGTCGGCCCCGTCATCGCGACCTTCGGCTCGCAGGAGATCAAGGAGCGGTTCCTCCCGGCGACCGCCAACCTCGACATCTGGTGGAGCCAGGGCTTCTCCGAGCCCGACGCCGGCTCCGACCTCGCCAGCCTGCGCACCACCGCCGTGCGCGACGGCGACCACTACGTCGTCAACGGCCAGAAGACGTGGACCACGCTCGGCCAGTACGGCGACTGGATCTTCTGCCTCGTCCGCACCGATCCCGATGCGCCCAAGAAGCAGATGGGCATCAGCTTCCTGCTGATCGACATGAAGACCGAGGGCCTCACCGTCCGCCCGATCGAGCTGATCGACGGCGGCCACGAGGTCAACGAGGTCTTCTTCGACAACGTGCGCGTCCCGGTCGAGAACCTGGTCGGCGAGGAGAACAAGGGCTGGACGTACGCCAAGTTCCTGCTCGGCAACGAGCGCGTCGGCATCGCCCAGGTCGGCGCCAGCCAGCGCAATCTGGCCACGGCCAAGGACAAGGCCAAGCAGATGGGCGTCTTCGACCAGTACAAGTCGCGGATCGTCGATCTGGAGAACCAGCTGAACGCGCTCGAGCTGACCGCCCTGCGCGTGGCCGCCGGCTCGTCCGGCGACAAGCCGCACCCGGCGTCGAGCGTCCTGAAGATCAAGGGCTCGCAGCTGACGCAGGCCGTCTCGGATCTCTTCGTCGACCTCGAGGGCCCGGCGGCCATCACGAGTCGTGAGACCCGCATCTTCCTCAACAACCGCAAGGTGTCGATCTACGGCGGATC